A single Cannabis sativa cultivar Pink pepper isolate KNU-18-1 chromosome 7, ASM2916894v1, whole genome shotgun sequence DNA region contains:
- the LOC115696903 gene encoding beta-amyrin 28-monooxygenase: METLYLILCSAPVFLVLYILIFKSSNNNLPPGSMGWPIMGETIEFLFGNPEKFVFKRMEKYSPDIFKTNILGEKTVVICGPNGHKFLFSNEQKYFTAFRPHSMQRMFRSYKDPKKAQIQHKREEEAKLLRSPGFLRPEALVHYLAKMDSITQEQMKVHWEGKAQVNAYPLTKTLTLTLACRFFLGIDEPQRIARLVENFDDVTVGMHSLVMNFPGTRFYRATKAANALRRELKSVIQEKKEAMGGGGQMHDILSHMIVAADPSGKHMAEAEIADKIMGLLTAGYSTVATAMAFFIKYVGERPHIYQKVLQEQKEIWGSKKGGELLEWDDISKMKYSWNVVYEVMRFTPPLQGTFREALTDFSYAGYTIPKGWKVYWTVSTTNKNPQYFPEPEKFDPSRYDDISTFPTFTFVPFGGGPRMCPGKEYARLAILTFVHNVVKRFEWELVIPNENIVGDMMPTPEKGLPIRLRSH, from the exons ATGGAGACTCTTTACCTCATCCTTTGTTCAGCTCCAGTTTTCTTAGTTCTTTACATACTCATTTTCAAATCGTCCAATAACAATCTGCCACCAGGTAGCATGGGGTGGCCCATAATGGGTGAAACGATTGAATTTCTGTTTGGGAATCCGGAAAAGTTCGTGTTCAAGAGAATGGAAAAGTATTCCCCGGATATATTCAAGACCAATATTCTGGGCGAGAAGACCGTTGTGATTTGTGGGCCCAACGGCCACAAATTCCTCTTCTCGAATGAGCAGAAGTACTTCACAGCCTTCCGACCCCACTCCATGCAACGCATGTTCCGATCTTACAAAGACCCCAAAAAGGCCCAAATTCAGCACAAACGTGAGGAAGAGGCGAAGCTCCTGCGCTCCCCAGGGTTCCTGAGGCCGGAAGCGTTGGTCCATTACTTGGCCAAAATGGACTCCATAACCCAAGAACAGATGAAGGTCCATTGGGAGGGAAAGGCCCAAGTCAATGCCTACCCTCTAACGAAAACACTTACGTTGACCTTAGCTTGTCGATTCTTCTTGGGGATTGATGAGCCCCAGAGGATTGCCAGGCTAGTGGAGAACTTCGATGACGTGACTGTGGGGATGCATTCGTTGGTGATGAATTTTCCAGGCACAAGATTTTATAGAGCTACTAAGGCTGCGAATGCTTTGAGGAGAGAACTGAAGAGTGTGATTCAAGAGAAGAAGGAAGCCATGGGTGGTGGTGGTCAGATGCATGATATACTGAGCCATATGATTGTGGCTGCTGACCCTTCTGGGAAGCATATGGCTGAGGCTGAGATTGCTGATAAGATCATGGGTTTGCTCACTGCTGGCTACAGCACTGTTGCCACTGCCATGGCCTTTTTCATCAAGTATGTTGGTGAAAGACCTCATATTTACCAAAAAGTTCTCCAAg AGCAAAAGGAGATTTGGGGATCAAAAAAAGGAGGAGAATTATTGGAATGGGATGACATAAGCAAGATGAAGTATTCATGGAACGTGGTTTATGAGGTTATGAGATTCACTCCTCCTCTTCAAGGAACTTTCAGAGAGGCTCTTACTGATTTTTCCTATGCCGGTTATACAATTCCAAAAGGATGGAAg GTATATTGGACTGTGAGTACAACAAATAAGAACCCACAATACTTTCCAGAGCCAGAAAAATTTGACCCATCACGATACGACGACATAAGTACTTTTCCAACTTTTACATTTGTCCCATTTGGAGGTGGGCCTCGTATGTGTCCAGGCAAAGAGTATGCTAGACTTGCCATTCTCACATTCGTTCACAATGTGGTGAAGAGGTTCGAGTGGGAACTAGTCATCCCAAATGAGAATATTGTAGGCGATATGATGCCTACTCCTGAAAAAGGACTCCCAATTCGACTTCGATCACattag